The following proteins are encoded in a genomic region of Brassica napus cultivar Da-Ae unplaced genomic scaffold, Da-Ae ScsIHWf_1236;HRSCAF=1766, whole genome shotgun sequence:
- the LOC125596588 gene encoding uncharacterized protein LOC125596588, whose protein sequence is MLVRLERSIINVSWLLNVSTPSHDGKHEQLTGTLDDDACEAARSLRSMASDNPRCAEIMIRNGLCSVFVKILKQGSMRVQAEVACATSVLVSSFSESQDLFAQHDVIQLLLSLLTSKLEEDSWHMKAMAAKALRELAKGNSSISKSIIDSKRFLRFADLLEIQDREVRLILDGNLARSFRADTSMIETIGEASWPKRSRDHSRAIVEAGAAKRLIELSSLGCEIRIPVLELLKF, encoded by the exons ATGCTTGTCCGGCTGGAAAGATCCATCATCAACGTCTCGTGGCTCCTCAACGTCTCCACTCCATCACATGATGGCAAACACGAGCAGCTAACTG GGACACTTGATGATGACGCCTGTGAAGCAGCTAGGTCGCTGAGATCAATGGCCAGTGACAACCCTAGATGCGCAGAGATCATGATCCGTAATGGTTTGTGTTCTGTATTTGTTAAGATCCTCAAACAAGGGTCGATGAGGGTTCAAGCAGAGGTGGCTTGTGCCACGTCCGTGTTGGTCTCGAGCTTCTCCGAGAGCCAGGACTTGTTCGCACAACATGACGTGATTCAGCTCCTTCTAAGCCTTTTGACTTCAAAGCTCGAAGAGGACTCTTGGCACATGAAGGCAATGGCAGCAAAAGCTTTGAGGGAGCTAGCCAAAGGAAATTCATCTATCAGCAAAAGCATCATCGATTCAAAAAGATTCTTGCGTTTCGCAGATTTGCTTGAGATACAAGACAGAGAAGTTAGGCTCATCCTTGATG GGAACCTGGCACGATCATTTAGAGCCGATACATCAATGATTGAAACAATTGGTGAAGCTTCTTGGCCTAAGAGATCGAGAG ATCATTCAAGAGCAATAGTAGAAGCTGGAGCTGCAAAGCGGCTCATCGAGCTATCTTCTTTAGGATGTGAGATTCGGATTCCAGTGTTAGAGCTTCTG